The Rhododendron vialii isolate Sample 1 chromosome 8a, ASM3025357v1 genome has a window encoding:
- the LOC131298708 gene encoding uncharacterized protein LOC131298708 — protein MPTSTDYSYNIQSILARYHRVFSSFKMPTTKDYSYHIRFILVRYRPIHEDQSLSFDDPFHVDLRIWYTRRDQHAVPINMIMKEAPLHHGQLKSHDTARLALTPLLSILSTTGIDVNDQTVNDISDCAMALSSVSISCGPDHGLLVPGIQLLFIDATNTVGPGPSIDSCIEVLERLVLVHDGGWGSMDWCAICLEDVGCAGKVAQMPCSHVYHGDCIIEWLKMSDLCPLCRYQMPAFNFFCRRLMFCRTKLSVFSDNIYISSL, from the coding sequence ATGCCAACAAGTACAGATTATTCCTACAACATACAGTCCATACTGGCCCGATACCATCGCGTATTCTCTTCGTTCAAGATGCCAACAACTAAAGATTATTCCTATCACATACGGTTCATACTTGTCCGATACCGTCCTATACATGAAGATCAATCGTTGTCGTTCGACGATCCATTTCACGTTGATTTACGCATTTGGTATACACGACGTGATCAACATGCAGTGCCTATAAACATGATAATGAAAGAAGCCCCACTGCACCACGGGCAACTAAAATCACATGACACGGCGAGGCTAGCACTGACACCCTTGTTGAGCATCCTCTCTACTACGGGAATCGACGTAAATGATCAGACCGTAAACGACATATCTGATTGCGCTATGGCTTTGAGTTCAGTTTCCATCAGTTGCGGCCCTGACCACGGTCTCCTTGTGCCCGGAATCCAGCTCCTGTTCATCGACGCAACTAACACGGTCGGCCCGGGGCCCTCAATCGACAGTTGCATAGAGGTGTTGGAGAGATTGGTTCTTGTTCATGACGGTGGTTGGGGTTCGATGGACTGGTGCGCGATCTGTTTAGAAGATGTTGGTTGTGCGGGCAAAGTTGCCCAAATGCCGTGCTCGCATGTGTATCACGGTGACTGTATCATCGAGTGGTTGAAGATGAGTGATTTGTGCCCGCTATGCCGATACCAGATGccagcatttaattttttttgtcgcaGATTAATGTTTTGCCGTACTAAATTATCAGTTTTTAGCGACAACATCTATATTTCGTCACTATAG